The proteins below come from a single Mesobacillus jeotgali genomic window:
- the ysxE gene encoding spore coat protein YsxE, which produces MDDRNFLKEESAVLKQYPIDPYFAEDFGKVKKVYTKSGTFALKKIHPYEGTDFIKHIQHLYQKGYNRIVPVYPANDGRYAVLHNKSLYYLMPWIPNETREDQSQRHQQLFRELARMHTLSVKELEISAEVKQEHYEKTLKEWEKEEEFINGFLESCENRVYMSPFELTYCLYYIQIRQAIQFAKQKLETWNEKTKEQKKTRTVTLHGKVSPEHFLFDERGYGYFINFEKARQGSPIQDLLPFLARSLKTQPKYGDEVIDWIYLYLKYFPFREDEMQLFMSYLAFPSGIIRVAEMYHQRKTDVDERKFVQKLQRQYWLLSNTGYVVTKIDEMEKQKEQAKQEGAQS; this is translated from the coding sequence ATGGATGATCGCAATTTTTTAAAAGAAGAATCTGCAGTGTTAAAGCAATATCCTATCGATCCTTATTTTGCAGAGGATTTTGGCAAAGTGAAAAAAGTTTACACGAAATCGGGGACATTCGCTTTGAAAAAAATCCACCCGTATGAGGGGACAGATTTCATTAAACATATCCAGCACCTTTATCAAAAAGGCTATAACAGGATTGTTCCAGTCTATCCGGCAAATGACGGGCGATATGCAGTGTTGCATAATAAGTCCCTGTATTATTTAATGCCGTGGATCCCGAACGAAACAAGAGAGGATCAGTCGCAAAGACACCAGCAGCTGTTCAGGGAATTGGCGAGGATGCATACATTGTCAGTCAAGGAACTGGAAATCAGTGCGGAAGTGAAGCAGGAGCATTATGAAAAGACGTTAAAAGAATGGGAAAAGGAAGAAGAATTCATTAATGGATTCCTTGAAAGCTGTGAGAACAGGGTATATATGTCCCCGTTTGAACTAACATACTGCCTGTATTATATTCAGATCCGCCAGGCAATACAGTTCGCCAAGCAAAAGCTGGAGACATGGAATGAAAAAACGAAGGAGCAAAAGAAAACGAGGACGGTCACGCTTCACGGTAAGGTTTCTCCTGAACATTTCCTGTTTGATGAAAGAGGATACGGGTATTTCATCAATTTTGAGAAGGCGAGGCAAGGGTCGCCAATCCAGGATTTACTCCCATTTCTGGCAAGATCGCTGAAGACCCAGCCAAAGTATGGGGATGAAGTCATCGACTGGATTTATCTATATCTGAAATACTTTCCTTTCCGAGAGGATGAAATGCAGCTATTCATGAGCTATCTTGCTTTTCCGTCAGGCATTATCCGGGTTGCGGAGATGTACCATCAGCGCAAGACAGATGTGGATGAAAGGAAGTTTGTCCAAAAACTGCAGCGACAATACTGGCTCTTGAGTAATACGGGTTATGTAGTGACCAAAATCGACGAAATGGAAAAACAAAAGGAGCAGGCAAAACAAGAAGGAGCCCAGAGCTAA
- a CDS encoding uroporphyrinogen-III synthase: MIPAHSLQNKTVMIPRGKAHAKSFSELVARNGGIPVEIPLIAFQPVAASEKLLKTLANLHTYDWIIFTSNVTVETFYSFLKKGQALLPKIAVIGEKTKEVLEDMGETVDFVPDEYVAEGFVDEFLPHVNQGERILIPKGNLARDYISAALKEKGAIVDEIIIYETFMPDESRGKLVKMLSEESLDILTFTSPSTIDHFMKIVEENQLRDKLEHCIVACIGPVSKRKAEQRGLKVHAMPEKYTVEEMLKSVANFINIGG, from the coding sequence ATGATTCCAGCGCATTCGCTGCAAAATAAAACGGTCATGATTCCAAGGGGAAAGGCTCACGCGAAGTCTTTCTCCGAATTGGTTGCAAGAAATGGAGGGATTCCGGTGGAGATCCCTCTTATTGCCTTTCAGCCGGTTGCAGCATCTGAAAAACTACTTAAAACACTTGCGAATTTACATACCTATGATTGGATAATTTTTACGAGTAATGTGACGGTGGAAACCTTTTATTCCTTTTTGAAAAAGGGACAGGCTCTTCTGCCTAAAATAGCCGTGATCGGCGAAAAAACGAAAGAAGTCCTTGAGGACATGGGTGAAACAGTCGACTTTGTTCCGGATGAATATGTTGCCGAAGGCTTTGTCGATGAGTTTTTACCACATGTCAATCAGGGTGAGAGAATCCTGATTCCAAAAGGAAACCTGGCAAGGGATTATATCTCTGCTGCATTGAAAGAAAAGGGCGCAATTGTCGATGAAATCATCATCTATGAAACATTCATGCCTGATGAAAGCAGAGGCAAGCTCGTTAAGATGCTATCTGAAGAAAGTCTTGATATACTTACATTTACAAGCCCTTCTACGATTGACCACTTTATGAAAATCGTTGAGGAAAATCAATTAAGAGACAAGCTGGAGCACTGCATCGTTGCCTGCATCGGCCCTGTATCCAAAAGGAAGGCAGAGCAGCGTGGATTGAAGGTGCATGCCATGCCGGAAAAATACACCGTCGAAGAAATGCTGAAAAGCGTTGCCAATTTTATAAATATTGGAGGGTAA
- the hemB gene encoding porphobilinogen synthase — translation MEHLEFSRHRRLRQSANMRALVRENYLRTEDLIYPLFVVEGENVKKEVSSMPGVYQLSLDNLKEEITEVDSLGIKSVLLFGVPDEKDEVGCQAYHDQGVLQEAIRVIKKDFPDMVVIADTCLCEYTSHGHCGVIEDGKVLNDPSLELLGKTAVSQAKAGADIIAPSNMMDGFVTAIRFALDEAGFHDVPIMSYAVKYSSAFYGPFREAAESTPQFGDRKSYQMDPANRIEAMREAESDVMEGADFLIVKPGMPYLDIVRDVKNNFNLPVVIYNVSGEYSMVKAAAQNGWVDEKSIVMEMLTGMKRAGSDLIITYHAKDAARWLKEQ, via the coding sequence ATGGAACATCTTGAATTCAGCCGTCACCGCCGTCTTCGCCAATCAGCGAATATGCGCGCACTAGTACGTGAAAACTATCTTCGCACTGAAGACCTGATCTATCCGCTTTTTGTCGTTGAAGGAGAAAATGTGAAAAAAGAAGTTTCTTCAATGCCGGGAGTCTATCAACTATCCCTTGATAACCTGAAAGAAGAAATCACTGAAGTAGATTCTTTGGGCATTAAATCCGTGCTGCTTTTTGGCGTACCTGACGAAAAAGATGAAGTAGGCTGTCAGGCATATCATGACCAAGGAGTGTTGCAGGAAGCAATCCGAGTCATTAAAAAGGACTTTCCTGATATGGTTGTCATCGCCGATACTTGCCTGTGTGAATACACTAGCCATGGCCATTGCGGTGTCATCGAGGATGGCAAGGTCCTCAATGATCCATCTCTTGAGCTGCTCGGAAAAACAGCGGTCAGCCAGGCTAAAGCTGGAGCGGACATCATCGCACCATCGAATATGATGGATGGTTTTGTTACTGCGATTCGTTTTGCTTTGGATGAGGCAGGATTCCATGATGTGCCGATCATGTCTTATGCTGTTAAATATTCTTCTGCATTTTACGGTCCATTCCGTGAAGCTGCGGAAAGTACGCCACAATTCGGTGACCGCAAATCCTACCAGATGGATCCGGCAAACCGGATCGAAGCGATGCGCGAAGCTGAATCAGATGTCATGGAAGGTGCAGACTTCCTGATCGTCAAGCCGGGCATGCCTTACCTGGATATCGTCCGTGACGTAAAAAACAATTTCAACCTGCCTGTTGTCATTTATAATGTCAGCGGTGAATATTCAATGGTCAAAGCAGCCGCTCAAAATGGCTGGGTCGACGAAAAGAGCATCGTGATGGAAATGCTGACAGGTATGAAGCGCGCAGGTTCAGACCTAATCATTACCTATCACGCAAAGGATGCAGCACGCTGGCTGAAGGAACAATAA
- the hemL gene encoding glutamate-1-semialdehyde 2,1-aminomutase: MRSYDKSIEAFKQATELLPGGVNSPVRAFKSVDMDPIFMEKGKGSKIYDIDGNEYIDYVLSWGPLILGHTNDKVVEGIKRVAELGTSFGAPTVVENELAQLVIDRVPSIEMVRMVSSGTEATMSALRLARGYTGRNKILKFEGCYHGHGDSLLIKAGSGVATLGLPDSPGVPEGVAKNTITVPYNDLESVRYAFEQFGDDIAGVIVEPVAGNMGVVPPVEGFLEGLREITTQYGTVLIFDEVMTGFRVGYNCAQGYYNVTPDLTCLGKVIGGGLPVGAYGGKREIMEQIAPSGPIYQAGTLSGNPLAMTAGLETLKQLTPESYKEFERKADILEKGLKAAAEKYGIPHTINRAGSMIGIFFTNENVINYEVAKQSNLEFFAAYYREMANEGVFLPPSQFEGLFLSTAHTDEDLKKTIQAAEKAFAKLQNR, translated from the coding sequence ATGCGCTCATATGATAAATCGATAGAAGCTTTCAAGCAAGCGACAGAACTTTTGCCAGGAGGAGTTAACAGTCCAGTCCGCGCATTCAAGTCTGTCGATATGGATCCTATCTTCATGGAAAAAGGAAAAGGTTCTAAAATCTATGACATTGATGGCAATGAGTATATTGACTATGTATTGTCATGGGGACCACTGATCCTTGGACACACGAACGACAAGGTCGTAGAGGGAATCAAGAGAGTGGCAGAGCTTGGGACAAGCTTCGGTGCACCAACTGTTGTTGAGAATGAGCTTGCACAGTTAGTCATTGACCGTGTCCCATCGATCGAAATGGTAAGGATGGTATCTTCGGGAACTGAGGCAACGATGAGTGCATTGCGCCTTGCGCGCGGGTATACTGGCCGCAATAAGATCCTTAAATTTGAAGGATGCTACCATGGACATGGAGACTCATTGCTTATTAAAGCCGGCTCAGGCGTTGCTACACTAGGCTTGCCAGACAGCCCGGGTGTTCCAGAAGGAGTTGCCAAAAACACGATTACAGTACCTTACAATGACCTTGAGAGCGTCCGTTACGCGTTTGAGCAGTTTGGTGATGATATCGCTGGTGTGATTGTGGAACCAGTAGCCGGAAATATGGGTGTTGTTCCCCCAGTTGAAGGCTTCCTGGAAGGTCTGCGCGAAATCACCACTCAGTATGGCACAGTTCTTATTTTTGATGAGGTTATGACAGGCTTCCGTGTAGGCTATAACTGTGCACAGGGCTATTATAATGTAACACCTGACTTGACATGTCTCGGAAAAGTAATCGGCGGCGGTCTTCCTGTAGGCGCATACGGCGGGAAGAGGGAGATTATGGAGCAAATCGCTCCAAGCGGTCCGATTTACCAGGCGGGAACACTTTCAGGCAACCCGCTGGCGATGACAGCCGGCCTCGAAACGTTGAAGCAGCTGACACCGGAGTCCTACAAAGAATTTGAACGCAAAGCTGACATTCTTGAAAAAGGTTTGAAGGCAGCGGCTGAGAAATACGGAATCCCGCACACAATCAACCGCGCAGGCTCAATGATCGGCATCTTCTTCACAAATGAAAATGTCATCAACTATGAAGTGGCCAAACAATCGAACCTTGAATTCTTTGCAGCCTACTATCGTGAAATGGCGAACGAAGGAGTCTTCCTGCCGCCATCACAGTTTGAAGGATTATTCCTGTCAACAGCACACACAGATGAAGATCTGAAAAAAACAATTCAAGCAGCAGAGAAAGCATTTGCTAAACTGCAGAATAGGTAA
- a CDS encoding valine--tRNA ligase → MEENLSMPTKYDPSSIEQGRYEWWIKGKFFEAKDDETKKPYTIVIPPPNVTGKLHLGHAWDTALQDILTRMKRMQGYDVLWLPGMDHAGIATQAKVDEKLRSQGINRYELGREKFLEESWKWKEEYAQHIRKQWSKLGLGLDYSRERFTLDEGLSKAVKEVFVSLYRKGLIYRGEYIINWDPAAKTALSDIEVIHKDIQGAFYHMRYPLADGSGHIEIATTRPETMLGDTAVAVHPEDDRYKHLIGKSVILPIVGREIPIVGDDYVDMEFGSGAVKITPAHDPNDFEIGNRHNLERVLVMNEDGSMNARAGKYQGMDRFECRKQIVKDLQEEGVLFKIEEHMHSVGHSERSGAVVEPYLSTQWFVKMQPLADEAIALQNKEEKVNFVPERFENTYMRWMENIRDWCISRQLWWGHRIPAWYHKETGEVYVDHEPPADPENWEQDNDVLDTWFSSALWPFSTMGWPDEDAADFKRYYPTDALVTGYDIIAFWVSRMIFQGLEFTGQRPFKDVLIHGLVRAEDGRKMSKSLGNGVDPMDVIDQYGADSLRYFLTTGSSPGQDLRYSTEKVEATWNFANKIWNASRFALMNMNGLKYEEIDLSGEKSVADKWILTRLNETIETVTRLSERYEFGEVGRALYNFIWDDFCDWYIEMAKLPLYGEDEGAKKTTRSILAYVLDNTMRLLHPFMPFITEEIWQNLPHEGESITVASWPQVDPALTDKEAADDMKLLVEVIRAVRNIRSEVNTPLSKKVDMFLKAKDEKTLSMLENNRGYIVRFCNPENLEIGLEVNAPEKAMTAVATGLEIIMPLEGLINIDEEIARLQKEKEKLDKEVERVQKKLANEGFVKKAPEKVIEEERAKEKDYLEKRAAVEARISELRN, encoded by the coding sequence ATGGAAGAGAATTTGTCTATGCCGACTAAATACGATCCGTCGTCAATTGAGCAAGGGCGTTATGAATGGTGGATCAAGGGGAAGTTTTTCGAAGCGAAGGATGACGAAACGAAAAAACCTTATACAATCGTGATTCCGCCGCCAAACGTAACTGGAAAGCTGCACCTAGGCCATGCTTGGGATACAGCGCTTCAGGATATCCTGACGCGAATGAAGCGCATGCAGGGCTATGACGTACTTTGGCTCCCGGGAATGGACCATGCGGGCATCGCGACACAGGCGAAGGTTGACGAGAAGCTGCGCAGCCAGGGCATCAACCGCTATGAGCTTGGCCGTGAAAAGTTTTTGGAAGAATCTTGGAAGTGGAAAGAGGAATACGCTCAGCATATCCGCAAGCAGTGGTCAAAGCTTGGGCTGGGACTTGATTACAGCCGCGAGCGCTTCACATTGGATGAAGGTCTATCAAAGGCAGTAAAAGAAGTTTTCGTTTCTTTATACCGCAAAGGCCTGATCTACCGCGGCGAATACATCATTAACTGGGATCCTGCAGCGAAAACGGCCTTATCTGATATTGAGGTTATCCATAAAGATATCCAGGGTGCTTTTTACCACATGAGATATCCTCTGGCTGATGGCAGCGGCCACATTGAAATCGCAACAACAAGACCGGAAACAATGCTTGGCGATACTGCGGTTGCGGTTCATCCGGAAGATGACCGTTACAAGCATTTAATCGGCAAAAGTGTTATCCTGCCAATCGTTGGCCGTGAAATTCCGATTGTAGGCGACGACTATGTTGATATGGAGTTCGGTTCTGGAGCTGTAAAAATCACTCCTGCACACGATCCGAACGACTTTGAAATTGGCAACCGCCATAACCTTGAAAGAGTCCTGGTCATGAACGAGGACGGTTCAATGAATGCACGAGCGGGCAAGTACCAGGGAATGGACCGTTTCGAGTGCCGCAAGCAAATCGTCAAGGACCTTCAGGAAGAAGGCGTTCTGTTTAAAATTGAAGAGCACATGCACTCAGTAGGACACTCTGAGCGAAGCGGAGCAGTAGTCGAGCCATATCTGTCAACTCAATGGTTCGTTAAAATGCAGCCGCTTGCTGACGAAGCAATCGCGCTTCAGAACAAAGAAGAAAAGGTAAACTTCGTACCTGAGCGTTTCGAAAATACTTATATGCGCTGGATGGAAAATATCCGGGACTGGTGTATTTCCCGTCAGCTATGGTGGGGGCACCGAATTCCTGCCTGGTACCATAAAGAAACAGGCGAGGTATACGTTGACCATGAGCCGCCTGCAGACCCAGAGAACTGGGAACAGGACAATGATGTTCTTGACACATGGTTCAGTTCAGCGCTTTGGCCTTTCTCAACAATGGGCTGGCCGGATGAAGATGCAGCTGACTTCAAGCGTTACTATCCAACCGATGCCCTTGTAACTGGATATGATATTATCGCTTTCTGGGTATCACGAATGATTTTCCAGGGACTTGAGTTCACTGGCCAAAGACCATTCAAAGATGTACTGATCCACGGACTCGTTCGTGCAGAAGATGGCCGCAAGATGAGTAAGTCACTAGGCAATGGTGTCGATCCGATGGATGTCATCGACCAATACGGCGCTGACTCACTCCGCTACTTCCTGACAACAGGAAGCTCACCGGGGCAGGATCTTCGCTACAGCACAGAGAAGGTTGAAGCGACCTGGAACTTCGCGAATAAAATCTGGAACGCATCACGTTTTGCGCTAATGAACATGAACGGCCTGAAATATGAAGAAATCGACCTGAGCGGCGAGAAATCTGTTGCGGATAAGTGGATTTTGACAAGGCTGAATGAAACAATCGAAACTGTTACAAGACTTTCAGAGCGTTATGAGTTCGGTGAGGTTGGCCGAGCACTTTACAACTTTATCTGGGATGATTTCTGTGACTGGTATATCGAAATGGCGAAGCTTCCGCTCTACGGCGAAGACGAAGGTGCTAAGAAGACAACAAGATCGATTCTTGCTTACGTTCTTGATAACACAATGCGCCTGCTTCACCCATTCATGCCATTCATTACAGAAGAAATCTGGCAGAACCTTCCTCATGAAGGGGAGTCCATTACGGTTGCAAGCTGGCCGCAGGTTGATCCTGCTCTGACTGATAAAGAAGCAGCAGATGATATGAAGCTGCTGGTTGAAGTCATCCGTGCAGTAAGGAACATACGCTCTGAGGTGAACACACCGCTCAGCAAGAAGGTTGATATGTTCCTGAAGGCGAAGGATGAAAAGACATTGAGTATGCTTGAGAATAACCGAGGCTATATTGTCCGCTTCTGTAATCCTGAGAACCTGGAAATTGGGCTTGAAGTCAATGCTCCTGAAAAAGCGATGACAGCAGTCGCTACGGGACTTGAAATCATCATGCCGCTTGAAGGCCTGATCAACATCGACGAGGAAATTGCCCGTCTTCAAAAAGAGAAGGAGAAGCTGGATAAGGAAGTAGAACGTGTCCAGAAGAAGCTGGCAAACGAAGGCTTCGTTAAAAAAGCTCCTGAGAAAGTCATTGAAGAGGAACGCGCAAAGGAAAAAGACTATCTAGAAAAACGTGCAGCAGTCGAAGCGCGCATCAGTGAATTGAGAAACTAA
- a CDS encoding inner membrane protein YpjD: MGDLYITRLHEITIVIYAASVLLYFIDFLNSNRRANQIAFWLLAFVWGFQTIFLLYYMIDQGRFPVLTLFEGLYFYAWVLVTLSLAINKLLKVDFIVFFTNILGFIIMAIHTFAPVQYDSNVMSEQLISELLLIHITMAILSYGAFSISVVFSLLYLIQYDLLKRKKWGKLLWRITDLTKLDYWSYILNVIGVPMLILSLILGLQWAWIKVPDLAWYDAKLIGSFIVLAVYSIYLYLRVGKEMYGKSLALWNVASFLIVLINFFLFGKLSSFHFWYQ; encoded by the coding sequence ATGGGTGATCTTTATATTACGCGTCTCCATGAAATAACCATTGTGATTTACGCGGCCAGCGTGCTCTTATACTTTATCGATTTTCTTAACAGTAACCGGAGGGCAAACCAAATTGCCTTCTGGTTACTTGCATTTGTTTGGGGTTTCCAGACGATTTTCCTGTTGTATTACATGATCGACCAGGGCCGGTTCCCAGTTCTGACCCTCTTTGAAGGGCTTTACTTTTATGCATGGGTGCTGGTAACGCTGTCGCTGGCAATCAATAAGCTTTTAAAAGTAGATTTTATTGTCTTTTTTACAAATATCCTTGGATTCATCATCATGGCAATCCATACATTCGCACCCGTGCAATATGATTCAAATGTTATGTCCGAACAGCTTATATCGGAACTACTGCTCATCCATATCACGATGGCGATCCTGTCATATGGAGCATTTTCGATCTCAGTGGTCTTTTCGCTGCTATATCTCATTCAATATGACCTTTTAAAGCGGAAAAAGTGGGGTAAGCTGTTATGGAGGATCACGGATTTAACAAAACTGGATTATTGGTCATACATATTGAATGTCATCGGAGTGCCGATGCTGATCCTGAGCCTGATACTCGGGCTTCAGTGGGCGTGGATCAAGGTGCCTGACCTTGCCTGGTATGATGCCAAGCTGATAGGGTCATTCATTGTTCTCGCTGTTTATAGCATCTACCTGTATTTAAGGGTTGGCAAAGAAATGTATGGAAAATCGCTTGCCCTTTGGAATGTCGCATCGTTCCTGATTGTATTAATCAACTTTTTCCTTTTCGGAAAATTATCATCTTTCCATTTTTGGTACCAATAA
- the hemC gene encoding hydroxymethylbilane synthase: MRKIIVGSRRSKLALTQTNWVIEQLKKLGAPFEFEVKEIVTKGDKILDVTLSKVGGKGLFVKEIEQAMLDKEIDMAVHSMKDMPAVLPDGLVIGSIPEREDHRDVLISNGHVAFKDLKPGSVIGTSSLRRSAQLLAQRPDLEMKWIRGNIDTRIAKLETEDYDGIILAAAGLKRMGWASDTVTEFIDEDICVPAVGQGALSIECRGDDEELLQLLEKFTSAETSATVRAERAFLHKMEGGCQVPIAGYAYLNDQEEIVLTALVGSPDGKTIFKEIVTGTNPEELGELAADKLISQGAKDLIDQVKQELDSE, translated from the coding sequence ATGAGAAAAATTATCGTTGGCTCCAGACGGAGTAAGCTAGCATTGACACAAACAAATTGGGTAATTGAGCAGCTGAAAAAACTAGGTGCTCCTTTTGAGTTCGAAGTAAAAGAAATCGTCACAAAAGGAGACAAAATCCTTGATGTGACTCTATCAAAGGTTGGCGGAAAAGGCCTCTTTGTAAAAGAAATCGAACAGGCTATGCTTGATAAAGAAATTGACATGGCTGTCCACAGCATGAAGGATATGCCTGCCGTACTTCCTGATGGACTTGTCATCGGATCAATTCCTGAAAGGGAAGACCACCGTGATGTCTTGATTTCCAACGGACATGTTGCTTTTAAAGATCTGAAACCTGGTTCAGTCATCGGAACAAGCAGCCTGCGCAGAAGTGCCCAGCTGTTGGCTCAGCGGCCTGATCTTGAAATGAAGTGGATTCGCGGAAATATCGATACAAGAATCGCTAAGCTTGAAACAGAAGACTATGATGGCATTATCCTTGCTGCTGCTGGTTTAAAGCGCATGGGATGGGCCAGTGATACTGTAACTGAGTTCATCGATGAGGATATTTGCGTACCAGCTGTCGGCCAGGGCGCGCTTTCAATCGAGTGCCGCGGTGATGATGAAGAGCTTCTTCAACTGCTTGAAAAATTCACTTCTGCAGAAACTAGTGCGACAGTCAGGGCCGAAAGAGCATTCCTTCACAAGATGGAGGGCGGCTGCCAGGTACCAATTGCCGGATATGCATATCTTAACGACCAGGAAGAAATCGTCCTGACAGCACTAGTTGGTTCTCCGGATGGAAAGACGATTTTCAAGGAGATTGTAACTGGAACTAATCCAGAAGAACTTGGTGAACTTGCAGCTGATAAATTGATCAGCCAGGGAGCCAAGGACCTGATTGACCAGGTAAAACAGGAGCTTGATAGTGAATGA
- the spoVID gene encoding stage VI sporulation protein D, whose protein sequence is MSQGNQSCLRFSLEESVWFQRGQEVAELVSISLDPNITIQENEQYVSIRGSLELTGEYTCHEQQQEDDSQIAALKYVHSVMEREEGVYEFLHRFPVDITIPKNRIESIYDIDIQVEGFDYVFPEKDRLKLNADLAITGLYGEQQHEAEQDADSEEAEELEVSYREEATAEVDVEAAAETEEDAERDSQEERDEQDFPEAPAYSFVQQNEALNEQEEQESYEEELYAPFRAEAKKSLEAEEASEPELQEQREHQQVPEYAFSDFRGEPEPVAEVELEQEEVELEAEDQPEAENQPAEMEESPESSSSPLLKKKKPNMKQGISIAEFLARKEEETEVAKIRVCIVQQGDSLQSISERYDVPVQQLLRVNHLSIDHEVHEGQVLYVPGVAVHNS, encoded by the coding sequence TTGTCTCAGGGGAATCAATCGTGCCTGCGATTTTCATTAGAAGAGTCTGTGTGGTTTCAAAGAGGACAGGAAGTCGCGGAGCTTGTCTCGATTTCACTCGATCCGAATATAACCATCCAGGAAAATGAACAATACGTATCCATTCGCGGATCGCTGGAGTTGACTGGGGAATATACATGCCATGAACAGCAGCAGGAGGATGATAGCCAGATCGCAGCCCTTAAGTACGTGCATTCTGTCATGGAAAGGGAAGAAGGAGTCTATGAATTCCTTCATCGTTTCCCGGTAGATATCACAATTCCTAAAAACCGGATTGAAAGCATCTATGACATTGATATTCAGGTGGAGGGTTTTGATTATGTTTTTCCGGAAAAAGACCGACTGAAACTGAATGCTGACCTTGCCATCACTGGTCTGTACGGCGAACAGCAGCATGAAGCCGAACAGGATGCTGACAGTGAAGAGGCGGAAGAACTGGAAGTAAGTTACCGCGAGGAGGCTACTGCAGAAGTTGATGTGGAGGCTGCAGCGGAAACTGAAGAAGATGCAGAGCGCGATAGCCAGGAAGAGAGAGATGAACAAGACTTCCCGGAAGCTCCTGCCTATTCTTTCGTCCAGCAAAATGAAGCACTAAATGAACAGGAAGAGCAGGAATCGTACGAAGAAGAATTGTATGCGCCATTTAGAGCAGAAGCAAAAAAATCGCTAGAAGCAGAAGAAGCATCTGAACCTGAATTGCAAGAGCAAAGAGAGCACCAACAAGTTCCTGAGTATGCTTTCAGTGACTTTAGAGGTGAGCCGGAGCCAGTTGCGGAGGTCGAATTAGAGCAAGAGGAAGTTGAACTGGAGGCAGAGGATCAGCCAGAAGCAGAAAATCAGCCTGCTGAAATGGAAGAGTCTCCCGAAAGCTCATCATCTCCACTATTGAAAAAGAAGAAGCCGAATATGAAACAAGGTATTTCGATTGCTGAATTCTTAGCGCGTAAAGAAGAAGAAACTGAGGTTGCTAAAATAAGAGTGTGTATTGTTCAGCAGGGCGATTCACTTCAATCGATTTCCGAACGATATGATGTGCCAGTCCAGCAGCTTCTTCGTGTGAATCATCTTAGCATCGACCATGAGGTACATGAAGGCCAGGTCCTATATGTTCCAGGCGTAGCGGTTCATAATAGCTAA